The Alicyclobacillus macrosporangiidus CPP55 genome segment CCCCGTCAAGCGAAACAGCACCATGCCCGCGAGAGACGCCAGGAACAGGGCAAAGCCCGGGCTCGTCAGCAGGGGCAACTCGAATTGGAGGGAGGGGGCGCGGAGGACCAGCGGGATCGACAGCCAATGCGAGAAGGCCGGCCACAGGTTGGCCGCCAGACTGAACCCCACCAGCACCCCGTACGGCGCCAGGCATCGCCACAATGGCAGCGCAGCCCCAGTTCCGCCCTCTGTTCCAGCCGTGTCTGTCCCCGCCGCCGTCTCGCGCACGGTCGATCGCGCCGGCTTACCCACCACGCTCAGAAACATCACCAAGGCCCCGGCCGCCACGCCGCCTGCGATCACGCCGGCGAGCGGCACCGCCACATACGCGTTCACCGCCCACGTCGCGGCGCTGAGAACGGCCCACACCAGGAGAATGGCAGGGGTATGGCGCCAGACGGATCGCCACCCGCCCGCGACCCCCGCAATCACCCCCGCATAGAGAAGATAGAGCGGCACCGTCATCCAGGCGCTGCCCACGCCGAGGGTCCGCAACGGCACCCCGGACAGCTCGGCGTTGAGCACGGTGCCCACGGCCAGAGCGCCCCACGGCACAGCGGATTGCGTGAGCAGCGCGAGCACCGCCGCACGTTCTGGAGCGAATCCCAGCGCCAGCAGCAACGGCGCCGCGATCACGATGCCGATGCCGAACCCGGTCGTCGCCTCGAGAAACGGCCCGAGAGCGGCGGAGATGAGCAGCGCCTGGTGGACCGGCGTCCCGGCGCTGCGGGCCATCACGCGCGAAAGGGCGTCGAGCGCTCCCGCCTCGCGCAGCACGTTGTAAAGGAGAAGCCCGAACAGGAGCACGTAGATGACGATGAATGAGAGGAGCAGCCCCTTGGCGGTGGCCATCCCGATGGCGTGCGTGACGGCGACAGCACCCGCGTCCCCGCTGCCGCGTCGCGAAACCCCGGCACGGCCACCGCCACCACGACGGCGAGGACGTACGCCAACACCGCCGTCCGGGCACTCGACAGGCGCAGCCCCAGGAGGCACACCAGTGCAACGAGCACCGGCGACACGGCCAACAGCTTGTCCCATCCCACGCGCGCAAGCACCTCCGCACAGACCCGCCACGGGTCACTCACTCCAACGCGATCACCTTGCCCGGGTTGAGGATGTCATGCGGATCGAACGCCCGCTTGACCGCGCGCATCAGCGGCAGAAGGCTCGCACGCTCCTCGGCGACGTAGCGCATCTTGCCCGTGCCGACACCGTGTTCGCCCGTGCAGGTGCCGCCCCGCTCCAGGGCGAAGCGGACGATCTCGTCGTTGATCCGCTCCGCCACCGCCACCTCCTCAGGGTTATCGGGATCGACCATGAACTCCACGTGATAGTTTCCGTCGCCGACATGGCCGAGGATGGCCCCGTAGATGCCGTACCGATCGATGGTTTCGCGCGCCCGGCGGATGGCCTCGGGCATATCGGAGAGGGGCACGCACACATCCGTCACCTTCATCCGCTTGCCGGGGGCGGTGGCGGCGATCGCCAGCGCCGCGTCATGGCGGGCCTCCCACAATTCGTGGCGGGCGGCGCTGTCCGTCTCGAAGCGAAACGCCACCGCCCCCTCCTCCCGGCAGATCTCCTGCGCCAGCGCCACGTCCGCCTCGACCGCCGCCTTCGTGCCCTGGAACTCGAGGAACAGGGTCGGCGTCTCCGTGTAGTGGGTGCCGCGGAACCGGTTGACCGCCGCGACCGTGTGCTCGTCCACCAGCTCCACCCGCGCCACCGGGATGCCCGATCCGATGATGCCGTACGCCGCCTGACACGCCGCATGAATGTCCGGGAACTCCGCCCGCGCCGCGACGATGTGTTCCGGGATGCCGTACACCTTCAAGGTCAGCTCGGTAATGACTCCCAGCGTCCCTTCCGATCCGATGAAGAGCCCCGTCAGGTTGTAGCCCGCCGAGGATTTGCGCGCCATGCTGCCTGTTCGCACAATCGATCCGTCGGCGAGCACCACCTCGAGATCGATCACCTGGTCCCGCATCACCCCGTAGCGCACGGCCGTCGTGCCGCTCGCGTTGGTCGCCGCCATGCCGCCGATGGTCGCGTCGGCACCGGGATCGAGCGGAAAATGCAGCCCGTGTGGCGTCAGGTGCTTGTTCAACTGCGTGCGCGTGATGCCCGGCTGAACACGCACCAGGAAATCCTTCGGCCGCACCTCCAGCACCTGGTTCATGCGCGTCATGTCGAGGCTGATGCCGCCCCGCTCCGGGATGACGTGCCCCTCCAAACTGGTGCCGACGCCAAACGGCACCACCGGGACGCGGTGCTCGTTGGCGAACGCCAGCACGCGGCTGACCTCGTCCGTCGTCACCGGGAACACCACCACGTCCGGGCGGCGCGGGGCGTGGTAAGACAGGTCGCGCCCGTGCTGATCCAGGGCCGATTCGCCGCTCGTCACGCGCTCCGCGTCGGGGATGATGTTCAGCAGCGCCTCCCGCAGGTCCACCGCCATCACCCCCTCACCGCCCCTGCCACTGGGGCTTGCGCTTCTCCAGGTACGCCCGCACGCCCTCGGCGAAATCGGCGCTGCCGTACACCCGGCGGATGACCTCCTCGTACGCCTGCTCGCCGTCCGGGCGGCCGAGGTACTTGCCCGCCACCTTCGCCGACCACACCGTCAACGGCGCGTTCGCCGCGATGCGCTGGGCCACCTCCGCCACGTGATCGTACATCGCGTCGTCCTCCACAATCGCCGTCAAAAACCCGCACGACAGCGCCTCTTCCGCCGGCATCATGCGGGCTGTGAACAGCAGCTCCTTGGCGCGCATGAAGCCCAACGCGTGGCCGACGCGGCGCAGGTTGTCCAAACTCAAGCAGTTGCCGAGGGTGCGCGCCATCGGTGCGGCGAAGCGCGATCCTGGCGTCGCAAACCGCAGATCGCATGCGGTCGCCAGGATCAGCCCCCCGCCCACCGCGTACCCCTGGATGGCCGCGATGGTCGGCATCGGCAGCTCCTCGAGCATCTGCACCACGCGGTCGATCCGCTTCTCATACGCCACCCCGTCCTCCCCGGTGAAGGTGACGAACTGCCCGATGTCGGTCCCCGCCGCGAACGCCTTGCCGCCGTCCCCGCGCACCACCACCGCTCGCACCGTCTCGTCCTGGTGAAGCGCCGAAAGATGCTGCTCCAGTTGCTCGTACATCGTCCAGGTCAAGGCGTTGAGCGCCTCCGGCCGGGACAAAGTCAGCCACACCACATCGTCCCGCCGCTCCCACAACACGGCCCCTTCGCCGTGGCGGTGCTCCATCCCCTGCGTCTGCGTTGACACCCTGCGGTCCCTCCTCGTATCATCGTCGTGTATACAGTGTACTGCAGGCCGAGGGTTCTGAACAGGCAGACGTGCCGCAAAAGGGGTGGGGCTGTGGACGGGAATTCCATGGCGGTGCAGCGGCCGGAACCGCTGTATCAGCAGGTGTACCGCATCGTCCGCCAGCGCATCCTCGACGGCGTGTACAAGCCGGGCGAGGTGCTGTCGGAGAGCGGGATCGCACAACAACTTCAAGTCAGCCGAACGCCAGTGCGAGAGGCGCTGCGGCAGCTCATCAGCGAGCGGCTGGTGACCGCCGACGGCCCGGAGATGGCAGTCGCCAACCCCACGCGGGATGAGTTCATCGACCTGTACACGTGCCGCACGGCG includes the following:
- a CDS encoding L-lactate permease, which produces MATAKGLLLSFIVIYVLLFGLLLYNVLREAGALDALSRVMARSAGTPVHQALLISAALGPFLEATTGFGIGIVIAAPLLLALGFAPERAAVLALLTQSAVPWGALAVGTVLNAELSGVPLRTLGVGSAWMTVPLYLLYAGVIAGVAGGWRSVWRHTPAILLVWAVLSAATWAVNAYVAVPLAGVIAGGVAAGALVMFLSVVGKPARSTVRETAAGTDTAGTEGGTGAALPLWRCLAPYGVLVGFSLAANLWPAFSHWLSIPLVLRAPSLQFELPLLTSPGFALFLASLAGMVLFRLTGRQAWGCVCRTLVQVWPVAVSTAGFVAMSTVMQRAGMIDGVSHALANWLGAGFVLVSPVLGGLGGFITGSNSAANAMFAPFQSTMAHALHQSPALYAVLQNVAASNLTMASPSRVALAASIAGLPGREGTLTRRMMALAVVVIGMVTVMAMAGAEVARG
- a CDS encoding FAD-binding oxidoreductase, with translation MDLREALLNIIPDAERVTSGESALDQHGRDLSYHAPRRPDVVVFPVTTDEVSRVLAFANEHRVPVVPFGVGTSLEGHVIPERGGISLDMTRMNQVLEVRPKDFLVRVQPGITRTQLNKHLTPHGLHFPLDPGADATIGGMAATNASGTTAVRYGVMRDQVIDLEVVLADGSIVRTGSMARKSSAGYNLTGLFIGSEGTLGVITELTLKVYGIPEHIVAARAEFPDIHAACQAAYGIIGSGIPVARVELVDEHTVAAVNRFRGTHYTETPTLFLEFQGTKAAVEADVALAQEICREEGAVAFRFETDSAARHELWEARHDAALAIAATAPGKRMKVTDVCVPLSDMPEAIRRARETIDRYGIYGAILGHVGDGNYHVEFMVDPDNPEEVAVAERINDEIVRFALERGGTCTGEHGVGTGKMRYVAEERASLLPLMRAVKRAFDPHDILNPGKVIALE
- a CDS encoding enoyl-CoA hydratase/isomerase family protein, translating into MSTQTQGMEHRHGEGAVLWERRDDVVWLTLSRPEALNALTWTMYEQLEQHLSALHQDETVRAVVVRGDGGKAFAAGTDIGQFVTFTGEDGVAYEKRIDRVVQMLEELPMPTIAAIQGYAVGGGLILATACDLRFATPGSRFAAPMARTLGNCLSLDNLRRVGHALGFMRAKELLFTARMMPAEEALSCGFLTAIVEDDAMYDHVAEVAQRIAANAPLTVWSAKVAGKYLGRPDGEQAYEEVIRRVYGSADFAEGVRAYLEKRKPQWQGR